The genomic window CACCGTTCGCGCTCCACAGGGGCTGTTTGTTGCCCTTAAAGTCCACTGTTTCCAAAGTTAATTTTTTCTTTTTTAAATTCACAAAAATCAAGCCGCCGCTATAAACGTCCCATTTTAAGGGCGGCTTAATTATCCGGCTGACCACGGCCTTGGCCACAGCCCGGCCGACGTTAAGGCGGCCATAACCCAATTGACCGATAAATTGTGGATTTAATCCGTCAATGTCATCAGCTGTGCTTAAAAGATCGGCGATTATTTCTTTTGCGTCCCAATCGGGCCTGATTGATTTAACCAGGGCCGCGGCTCCGGCCGCGAGCGGAGCTGAAAAAGAAGTTCCATACCAGGCACCGTCAAACTCTTTTGTGTAACCGTTTGCCGGCGACAAAAGCTCTGTGCTAAAAATTCCTTCCCCGGGAGCCGACAAATCAACACAACTGCCGTAATCAGCAAAATCGCTTAATTTATCTTTTAAATCCACTGCTGTCACGCCCAAAATCCAATTATCCAGGTCTCCGGAATCGGCACAGATTGGGTAGTGCTTGTTTTTGCTTAAATCACCATCACCGAACAAGCGGTCATTTCCGGCTGCCGAAACAATTAGCACGCCTTTTTTATAGGCATTCTTTAAACTTTGTTCAAAAACCGAATCATTCACATCACCGATTATGCTTAAACTGATAATACCGGCTCCATTGGCCACGGC from Patescibacteria group bacterium includes these protein-coding regions:
- a CDS encoding S8 family peptidase, encoding MPKSYYFLLKKSSQITLAVIFLILPFLFVSAAKAQAPNDPKYALQAPYLQQINAPGAWGYTTGTKSVVVAVTDTGVDIDHPDLENNIWTNTKEIPNNSVDDDRNGYVDDVYGWNFVEDNNDVTLSAIKQSDDSQAVVHGTVLAGLIGAVGNNGIDGTGVNWNVKIMPLRVMDSSGNGALISVAKAVDYAVANGAGIISLSIIGDVNDSVFEQSLKNAYKKGVLIVSAAGNDRLFGDGDLSKNKHYPICADSGDLDNWILGVTAVDLKDKLSDFADYGSCVDLSAPGEGIFSTELLSPANGYTKEFDGAWYGTSFSAPLAAGAAALVKSIRPDWDAKEIIADLLSTADDIDGLNPQFIGQLGYGRLNVGRAVAKAVVSRIIKPPLKWDVYSGGLIFVNLKKKKLTLETVDFKGNKQPLWSANGVTDVSAVRVGNYWKSGEQVLIKATQNKQLVQFVVDLESKSWMRDVE